From one Plectropomus leopardus isolate mb chromosome 8, YSFRI_Pleo_2.0, whole genome shotgun sequence genomic stretch:
- the nppal gene encoding natriuretic peptide A-like, whose amino-acid sequence MNSNISVCCFCLIVLLNVVTASPLSDLQSLKQLLEEEMNTAPYYSSEELEVAGRDGNTDKSVFGAPEEQPWNSSDPSNSALAAKENVLVRLFKDLMRTSKRSWSRHKKGGLRSCFGVRLERIGSFSGLGC is encoded by the exons atgaactcaAATATCTCCGTTTGCTGTTTCTGTCTGATTGTACTGCTGAACGTGGTCACAGCTAGTCCCCTGTCTGACCTACAG AGTCTGAAGCAGCTGTtggaggaggagatgaacaCCGCGCCTTATTACTCCTCGGAAGAGCTCGAGGTGGCGGGCAGAGATGGAAACACAGACAAGTCGGTGTTCGGAGCTCCAGAGGAGCAGCCGTGGAACTCCTCCGACCCCAGCAACTCCGCTCTGGCGGCCAAAGAAAACGTCCTCGTGCGTCTCTTCAAAGACCTCATGAGGACCTCCAAGCGCTCGTGGAGCCGCCACAAGAAGGGCGGGCTGAGGAGCTGCTTCGGGGTCCGGTTAGAGAGGATCGGCTCCTTCAGCGGGCTGGGATGCTGA
- the nppa gene encoding natriuretic peptides A: protein MRTAVLWGLLALLCQHTLVSSHILGRPSSTGDLSQLKSLLERFEETLAEATQEEDPEADYEGTNQQPENSQASRGWSLEQEGDQEPSISERTQLPAEGHSRAASQRSRLQDLLLTARKRTSGCFGARMDRIGNASGLGCNNGRG, encoded by the exons ATGAGGACTGCGGTCCTGTGGGGCCTGCTGGCCCTGCTGTGTCAGCACACACTGGTTAGCAGCCACATACTGGGAAGGCCCTCCTCTACTGGGGATCTGTCTCAACTCAAG TCTCTGCTGGAACGCTTTGAGGAGACCCTGGCTGAAGCGACCCAGGAGGAAGACCCTGAGGCAGATTACGAAGGGACAAACCAGCAGCCTGAGAACAGCCAGGCCAGTCGGGGATGGAGCCTGGAGCAGGAGGGGGACCAAGAACCTTCAATATCAGAGAGAACTCAACTGCCAGCTGAGGGCCACAGCAGGGCCGCGAGTCAGAGGAGCCGTCTGCAAGACCTGCTGTTGACCGCCAGGAAACGCACTTCTGGCTGCTTTGGGGCCAGGATGGATCGGATAGGAAATGCCAGTGGTCTGGGATGCAACAATGGAAGAG GATAG
- the nppb gene encoding natriuretic peptides B isoform X1, whose protein sequence is MHLSSIPLCGFLLILNLQLFSTYPISTGLTDTDVDILKVLLQRLEESVPDVDQSIPAARDAVDSLDTEEAVDGQHSSTGLDEAAIREFLSAKNLKSVRNDSSRKSSGCFGRRMDRIGSMSSLGCNTVGKYSESQ, encoded by the exons ATGCATCTGTCTTCCATCCCCCTTTGCGGCTTCCTCCTCATCCTAAACCTGCAGCTGTTCAGCACATATCCCATCAGCACTGGCCTCACTGACACTGATGTTGACATCTTAAAG GTGCTGCTCCAGAGACTAGAGGAGTCAGTTCCTGATGTGGACCAGAGTATCCCTGCAGCAAGGGACGCTGTGGACAGCCTGGACACAGAAGAGGCAGTAGATGGACAGCATTCCAGCACTGGTCTGGATGAGGCGGCAATCAGGGAGTTCCTTTCAGCCAAGAACCTGAAGAGCGTCCGCAATGACTCATCCAGAAAGTCCTCAGGCTGCTTCGGTCGACGGATGGACAGAATAGGCTCCATGAGCTCTCTGGGCTGCAACACTGTTGGCAAATACAGTGAGTCACAGTAA
- the nppb gene encoding natriuretic peptides B isoform X2 — MHLSSIPLCGFLLILNLQLFSTYPISTGLTDTDVDILKVLLQRLEESVPDVDQSIPAARDAVDSLDTEEAVDGQHSSTGLDEAAIREFLSAKNLKSVRNDSSRKSSGCFGRRMDRIGSMSSLGCNTVGKYNPK; from the exons ATGCATCTGTCTTCCATCCCCCTTTGCGGCTTCCTCCTCATCCTAAACCTGCAGCTGTTCAGCACATATCCCATCAGCACTGGCCTCACTGACACTGATGTTGACATCTTAAAG GTGCTGCTCCAGAGACTAGAGGAGTCAGTTCCTGATGTGGACCAGAGTATCCCTGCAGCAAGGGACGCTGTGGACAGCCTGGACACAGAAGAGGCAGTAGATGGACAGCATTCCAGCACTGGTCTGGATGAGGCGGCAATCAGGGAGTTCCTTTCAGCCAAGAACCTGAAGAGCGTCCGCAATGACTCATCCAGAAAGTCCTCAGGCTGCTTCGGTCGACGGATGGACAGAATAGGCTCCATGAGCTCTCTGGGCTGCAACACTGTTGGCAAATACA ATCCAAAGTAA